The Paenibacillus sp. FSL R7-0204 genome includes a region encoding these proteins:
- a CDS encoding FeoA family protein translates to MALTSCSLLRLQPGTTGSIQRIEGMNPILRRRLADLGVSEGVMIRLKGKGPFMGPITLECNGQLFAIRRKEASMIEVKVS, encoded by the coding sequence ATGGCTCTAACATCCTGCTCCTTGCTGCGTTTGCAACCAGGCACTACAGGCTCCATTCAAAGAATTGAAGGCATGAATCCTATCTTGCGCCGCCGTCTGGCCGATCTGGGAGTATCTGAGGGTGTAATGATCCGTCTCAAGGGTAAAGGGCCTTTCATGGGTCCGATTACGCTTGAATGCAACGGTCAGTTATTTGCTATCCGGCGGAAGGAAGCATCTATGATAGAGGTGAAGGTATCATGA